From Scomber japonicus isolate fScoJap1 chromosome 22, fScoJap1.pri, whole genome shotgun sequence, one genomic window encodes:
- the bmp15 gene encoding bone morphogenetic protein 15 — MRATCTEHSLLRVLVLNCFISLMCFTCAEVAAGRSIASGHTTLKRSRRSHQSSKHKGAHHRPLTDEQKADQNLQFMLSLYRSAAEPDGRPKQHRKFGSNTVRLLRPSESSVLYLPVSRDHHYTFTVQYNLDTLPSEQLIRASFIHLRASSPPSSSSSSSSSSSSTTSSTSQTLKLPICRAQITSLGKESLVTMEPYEQWTETDITAHVNSHFLKWKNQGDVGHLTLTAQYWCTDPGHADEDSGLWWWWTHLRGREIWRGEPHLEAPSLLLYLEEEREMKDWMGELLGVEEESIMSGIGLWHPSVRRHRRSTESPEPKDSSLDALKNAPTSSSSFSTSPSSSIISVIPNYKLKTSTPKNRCKLHSFRLSFDELGWGHYFIAPPVYNPRFCQGDCPRVLHYGYHSPNHAIIQTLINDLGVGDVPPPSCVPYKYMPMSVLVVHKKKVEYRELEDMVAESCTCR; from the exons ATGAGGGCGACCTGCACCGAGCACAGTTTACTGCGTGTCTTAGTCCTGAACTGTTTTATCTCcctgatgtgtttcacctgcGCCGAAGTTGCAGCCGGGAGGAGTATTGCTTCTGGTCACACCACGCTAAAGCGCAGCCGCCGGAGTCACCAGAGCTCAAAGCACAAAGGCGCACACCACCGGCCTCTGACGGACGAGCAGAAAGCGGACCAGAACCTGCAGTTCATGTTGAGTTTGTACCGCAGCGCAGCGGAGCCGGACGGAAGACCCAAACAGCACCGGAAGTTCGGCTCCAACACGGTCCGCCTGCTGAGACCATCGGAGTCGTCGGTGCTCTACTTGCCCGTGTCAAGAG ACCACCACTACACCTTCACAGTGCAATACAACCTGGACACTCTTCCCTCGGAGCAGCTGATCAGAGCTTCGTTCATCCACCTTCGCgcttcttctcctccatcctcttcctcctcttcctcttcctcctcatcctccacaaCTTCAAGCACTTCACAGACCCTCAAACTGCCCATCTGCAGGGCTCAGATCACTTCACTGGGCAAAGAGAGCCTGGTCACCATGGAGCCTTACGAGCagtggacagagacagacatcaCCGCTCACGTCAACAGTCACTTCCTGAAGTGGAAGAACCAGGGTGATGTGGGACACTTGACCCTCACAGCCCAGTATTGGTGCACAGACCCTGGGCACGCTGATGAGGACAGCGGCCTCTGGTGGTGGTGGACTCATCTACGAGGGAGAGAAATATGGCGAGGTGAGCCTCACCTGGAAGCGCCATCCCTTCTTCTCTAtctggaagaagagagggagatgaaggaCTGGATGGGGGAGTTGCTCGGGGTTGAAGAGGAAAGCATTATGAGCGGCATCGGGTTGTGGCACCCATCGGTTCGACGCCACCGGCGCTCCACAGAGTCCCCAGAGCCCAAAGATTCTTCGTTGGACGCTCTGAAAAACGCccctacttcctcctcctctttttccacctccccctcttcctccatcatctCCGTCATCCCCAATTACAAGCTCAAAACGAGCACGCCCAAGAACCGCTGCAAACTCCACTCGTTCCGCCTCTCCTTCGACGAGCTCGGCTGGGGTCACTACTTCATCGCTCCGCCGGTGTACAACCCTCGCTTCTGTCAGGGAGACTGTCCGAGAGTTCTCCACTACGGCTACCACTCCCCCAACCACGCCATCATCCAGACGCTCATCAACGACCTGGGTGTCGGGGATGTTCCTCCGCCGTCCTGTGTGCCGTACAAGTACATGCCCATGAGCGTGCTGGTTGTGCACAAGAAGAAGGTGGAGTACAGGGAGCTGGAGGACATGGTGGCCGAGTCGTGCACGTGTCGCTAG